The genomic DNA CTTTGCTCAGCGTTTGCAGATCCGTTTTCTGTTCTGAAGACAACGGCTGACGTCCGCAGCCCATTTTGAAACCACGAAGTTCAACAGCTGACCTGAAACCTTCAGGGAATTCTGCCGAATAAAGCATGACATCAAAGAGTTTGACGAGATCATACTGCAACTGGCGGGCTTTTTCGATTTGATGGGAAGTCGTCAAATCGTAAAGTGCTCGGGTCAATTCCGGAACGACACCGGACGTCGCATTTGTGCCGCCGTCGCATCCGCTGAGCAGCATCGGCATTAAGGCGGCATCCCAGCCAGTCAGAAAACTGAACTCGGGACGATTCGGGCGGACGGCTTGAATCATGCGAATCATGTGGGGCAGGTCGCCTGACGAATCTTTGATCGCCACAATTTTTTCGCACTCTTCACTCAGTCGCTGAACCGTCGGAACATCAATCGGGCTGGCGAACATCGGAATGTTGTAGAGGGTGACATCAATCGGCGTGTTATCTCCGATCTCTTTGAAATATGCGTATACGGAAGCCGGGCTCAGTTTGTAGTAGAAGGGAGCGACAATCGCGACGGCTCGTACACCGACTTCGTGATAATATTCGCAGGCGCGAATCGTCTCTTTGACATTCGCCTCGGCTGCTCCTGCCAGGATCGGCACGCGCCCGGCGGTTTGGTCAGCAATGATTTTGACAATCCGTCGGCGTTCTTCTGGAGTGAATCGCGTGAATTCGCCCGTTGAACCGTTCGGGTAGAGACCGTGGACCCCTTTTTCGATCAGCCAGTCGACATAGCGACGCAATTCAGCCTCGTTAATCTCTCCATGCTGAGTCATTGGGACAAGATTTGGAGTAAAAATTCCTTTGAGACGCTCGGCCATTGAAACGGTCGCTTTCACGGTTAATATGTACAGTTAAATGCTTCGGTTTTACTTCGAGTCAGACCAAATATAGTTCAATAGTCTGTAAGAATAGCTCAAAAATCTGGAATTGTTGAGCGATAGCAAGGCTACGCCGGGAAGTTCCTTCGGGATATGATGCCTTGGAGTCCGAGGAATTTGCAGGGAAAATCATGAAAATCCGCTGAAATTCCGGGTTTCACAGACAATGTTTTGTGGAATGGATTGTTTGCGATCACCTCTGTCGGTTAAAGTTCGCTGATCATGCATTATTTCAAATCGCGCACCAGCTTGCGTGATGCCCTTATTTTTCACCCCCGGCAGTTCAAGTTCATGATCATCGTATTAAAACCAAACTCTACAGACGAACAGATTCAACACATCCTCGAAAAAATCGAGGAGATGGGCTTTGCTCACGATTTAAGTAAAGGCGAGAAGCGAACCGTCATCGGCGTGATCGGTGAAGAGGACCTGCTTCGCGAAGCACCATTGCGTGCTATTCCTGGTGTCGAGGATGTCCATGCGGTTCTCAAGCCTTATAAAATGGCGAGCCGGGAGTATCAGGAAGAGGATTCCATTATCGACCTCGGCTACGGCGTGAAAGTCGGCGGCGGTCATTTAATGATGATCGCCGGGCCTTGTGCGATTGAAGGAAAAGAAATCCTCTCAGAAATCGCCCACGCCATCAAAGCCAGCGGTGCAAACGTATTACGAGGTGGAGCATTCAAACCACGCACCAGCCCCTACAGTTTCCAGGGAATGGGAGAAGAAGGCCTGAAAATTCTCCAGGATGTTGGACACGAACTGCAGATGCCTGTCGTGACCGAAGTGATGGATCCTCGACAGGTCGAGCTGATCGATCAATACACCGATATCTTCCAGATCGGTGCCCGCAACATGCAAAACTTCAATCTGCTTAAGGAAGTCGGTTCGACCAACCGTCCGGTTTTACTCAAACGCGGAATGAGTGCGACGGTTGTCGATCTGCTCATGTCTGCCGAATACATTATGGCCAACGGCAACAAGCAGGTCATTCTGTGTGAGCGTGGAATTCGCAGTTTCGATTCCTCAACGCGGAATCTGCTCGATCTGGCTGTTGTGCCGAACGTAAAAGGACTGACACACCTGCCGATCATTGTCGATCCTTCACACGCGACAGGCCGACCGGACCTGATTCCTTCAATGTCTCTAGCATCCATTGCTGCAGGAGCTGATGGGGTGCATATTGAAGTGCATTGCAATCCAGAACTTGCCAAAAGTGATGGACCGCAGGCTTTGTTGCCGCATCAGTTCGATGAAGTAATGAAGAAAATGCGGAGTATGGCTGAACTGATGGGCAAAACCATCGGCGATCCCGTTGCCACTGCATAAGTACATTTCAAATAATAACTCAGGCGAGCCGAGCCAGTTATGGCTCGGGTATTCTCACGATCAATGTGCATGATTTGAGAACGCCAATCAATATTGCTCGCCACAATATCTCGAATGATAACTGTATAAAATAAAGGAAATCCCCATGCGACGTCCGATGATTGCCGGTAACTGGAAAATGAACACTGATCTTGCCAGCGGAACCGAACTGGCCAAGGGTTTGGCGAGTCATGTCGCCGGCAAAGATTCATCCGTCGATGTGCTGGTCTGCCCTCCGTTTCCTTACCTGCAGGCTATCAAAGAAGCGGTCGGTGATTCCGGAATTTCTGTCGGTGCTCAGAACTGCTACTTTGAAGAATCGGGAGCATTCACCGGCGAAGTCTCTGTCGACATGCTGCAGGACATCGGTTGCGACTGGGTGATTCTCGGACACAGCGAACGCCGCCATGTCCTCGGCGAATGCGATGGGACGATCAATAAGAAAACCAAAGCAGCAATCGCTAAAAATCTGGGTGTTGTCCTGTGTGTCGGTGAACTTCTCGAAGAACGCGAGTCCGACAAAACGGGAGAAGTGCTCGATACTCAAATGAAGGGCGGACTGGCTGATGTTTCAGAAGCCGATCTCAGCAAGATCATCATTGCCTACGAACCGGTCTGGGCGATTGGCACTGGAAAAACGGCTTCTCCGGAACAGGCTGATCAAGCCCACGCTCATTTGCGTAATTGGTTGAGTAGCAATTACAGCCAAGCCGCAGCTGAGGCGATGCGAATCCTGTATGGAGGAAGTGTCAAACCGAGCAATGCTGAGGAACTGCTCGGCCAGCCGAATGTCGATGGCGCTCTGGTTGGTGGAGCCAGCCTGACTGTCGATAACTTTGGACCAATTATCGATGCTGGTCGATCCAAGTAACCTCTGCTGATGAATTTTTGCTCTATAATGCCCGGGTAACCCCGGGCATTTTTATTGGGGGGAACTTTTATAAAATAACTGGGGTCGTCACAAAGCGAAACCCTGCAGATTTCTCAGGGTGAGAATCCTCCTATTCGCTAGGTTCGCCATCACAGTCAACGCGAACGGTGCAGTCGGAATTTAATCGGGGTCTGATCGAATAAGTCGCCATTCGCCAGTTTCTATTGCATGCTAAACCCAATATGATGGGCCAGCATGGACAAAAGTTTCATTTCCCATGAAACTCCTGACAATCATATCGACTCGACTGACTTAACTCTTCATCCACTCCATGAATAATCCAAACCCGAACGAACGAATCTCGGCTTGTGTCCAGGCGGTTGAAAAACTGGCTCGACAAAGCTTGCCTCCTGATGATTTTCTTCGTCAGTTTCTCGCGTTTGCCATGGAAGGTTCGCAGGCACCGGCAGGAGCGATCTGGGGACTGGCCGAAAATGGAATTCGTCTGGTTGGCGAACAAAATATTGCCGCCACGGAAATACTTCAAAATCAGGCCCGTACTCAGAAAAATTCCAAGTTGCTGACCGAGGTCGTCAACAATTCTCAGACGATTGCCATCGGTCCCGCCAGCACAAAAGCCGAGTTGCGACCTGCTGCTTTAGTCGTTGTCGTTTCGCCGATTTTTAAGGAGAAGCAATGCGCAGCGATCCTGCAGCTGTTTTTTCCCGAGACCATTTCCGATGAAGCTCAAAAAGGGATGATGCAGTTTGCAGAGCATTTGTCTGGGTTGGCATCGTTACACCTCTCCGGAAAAATGGCTTCACCAGTAGCAGTCAACTCCAAAACGTTCTGGGAATCGATCGATCGCTTTTTACTCGATCTGCATAACGGGCTCGACACCAATCAGGTTGCGACCACCGCTGCCAATGATATGCGACAGATATTAACCGTCGACCGTGTCGCAATCGCCATGAAGTGGGGCCGAAAAACAAAAATGATTGCGGTGAGCGGGCAGGACAAAGTCAATCGCAATGCAAACCTGATGCAGAAGTTGAATCGACTGGTTCGCACTGTTTATCAGTCCCGCAAACCTTTCATCTACAACGGACAACTCAAAGATCTCGCCCCTCAAGTCGAAAAACAACTGGCGGATTATCTCGAAGAATCCAATGCACGCATGCTGGCCATCTATCCGCTTGAATATCAGGATCGAGAACATAAATCAGAAGATAAACCTCAGAATAAAGAAAAACCGCCAGTCCTGATTGGTGCAATGGTGGTCGAACTGTTGACCTCCCACAACTGGGATACTGACCGTCAAGCTGCAGCTGAATTGGTCTCAGATCATATCGCCACTGCGATTCATAATGCCGATGAACACGAGAAAATCTTTCTGCTCCCCCTCTGGCGATTTATCGGTCGCGGATTCCGAGCGTTGCGGGGAAAGACACTGGTTAAAACATTAGTCGTGAGCGGTTTGATTCTTGCAGCACTCCTCGCGTTGATGTTTGTGCAATACGATTATCGGGCCAATGGCGAAGGTCGATTGATGCCGATCGTTCAGCGGGATGTGTTTGCCAGTCAGGATGCTGAGGTTGAAACCGTTTTCGTGAACGGAGGAGATCCCGTCCAGTCTGGTGACTTATTGATTCAGCTCAAGAATCCAGAACTGCAGGCTGAGTTTCTGCGTGTTCAGGGAGAACTGAGCGAAAAAACCTTCCTGGTTCGAGCGCAGCAATCGGAACTGGAACTGGCCTCGCGAGCCGGTCAGGTGGAAGATGCAATTCGACTGCAGGGACGCATTGCAGAAACCGAAATCGAAGTCAACAGTCTGAAAAAAGAGACAGAGATTCTCAAAGATCGTATCGAAAAACTAAAAGTGTATGCCCCGATCGATGGCGTGATTGCGACCTTTCAGGTCGAACAGTTGCTGAGAAACCGTCCGGTACGCCGCGGCGAAGTGCTGATGGAGGTGATGGATCCCAAGGGAACGTGGCATCTGGAGCTGGAAGTTAAAGATAAACGCATGGGGCACTTGCTGCGGGCACAATCCAAATTGGAAACAACCGCATTGCCGATTGAATACGTCCTGGCGACTGATCCCGAAACGACCTATACCGGCCACCTGGAAAAAATATCTTCTCGAACCTCCATCAATCAGGAATCAGGCAACGTGATTCAAGTCTATGCAGACATCGACGAGCGAGAGTTAGCGGAGTTACGAATCGGAGCCGAGGTGATTGCGAAAATCAATTGTGGAAAAATGACTCTTGGCTATGTGCTCTTCGGTGATGCGATTGATTTTGTGCGAGTTCGATTGTGGCTTTGAAGTTTCACATCGCAATATTCACAGGCGAGCCGAGTCAGTCATGACTCGGGTATTCTGACTATTATTGTGCATTGTTATCAATGTAGTAAGTAGTTGGCGATTCGAACCCACCCGAGCCATAACTGGCTCGGCTCGCCTTTGTCAAATTTGCAATCAAACCGGCTTCAACACCGACTTCACTACTTCCCCGGAATGCATTTTTTCGAACGCTTCATGCCATTCGGTCGTTGGCCAGACGCCACCGATGATTGGTTGCACGTTCAACTGACCGCTCGTCAGTAATGCAATCACACGTTCCCAGATGGGCCAGTTGTGACTGAAGCTGCCCTGGAGTTTCACGTTCTTCTGGACGAGGGGGTCGAGATTAAAATTCAACGGCTGTGGCCCCCAGCCGACTTTGCTGATCCAGCCTGCCGGCCGAACGATATCGATAGCGATTTTCAAAGTCACGCTGGCCCCGGCTGCATCGATGACGCCGTCGCAACCGAGTCCATCTCGCTCCATGGCCCAGGGTTTTGCATCCCCAATGATTCCTTCGCAGCCATATTGCTTCGCGATCTCCAGACGATGCCGATCTGCTTCGAGTCCCACTAAAGCGACTTCTGCTCCGCACAGCCGGGCCATCGCGGCACACAGAATCCCAATCGTTCCCGGTCCCAGTACGACAACACGATCCCCCGGCTCAATTCGGGCATTTCGCACGACTGCATTATAAGCCACGCAACACGGTTCTGTGAGACAGGCATGTTCGAAGGGGAGACCATCCGGCACATTATGTAAAATTCTTGAGGGGACGCAGACGTATTTGGTCATCGCTCCGTTGACGCCATAGCCAAAGCCTTTGCGGGTGGGATCGAGATTGTAAAGTCCCTGACGAGACATCGGGTTATTGGCATCAATGATGGCTGCTGTCTCACTGACGACGCGATCACCTTCTTTCCAGCCTTGTACATTCGAGCCGAGTTCAATAATCCGTCCGCCGAATTCATGACCAAGCACGACCGGATAATTCACTGGCCAGGAATGGTCGGCCGTCCATTGATGTAGATCGCTCCCGCAAACGCCAACATTGGCGACTTCGAGCAGGACATCGTCCGGCCCAATATTCGGCTGCTCAATTTCCCGAATTTCCACCGAACCCTTTTCAGGAGCATAATTCACAACGGCTGCAGATTTCATGAGCGACTACTTTGATAAGTGTAGAGAACCAAATTGAGTGTTATAACTGGAGTTTTGCAAAACTTCAGCTTGAAGACATACTTCGAAAATGACTCAACAGATTTTGAGAAAGATTAAAACCACAGAGGCACAGAGACATTTTCGGAATGGCCTGCAATGCACAAACAACCGAGCTCTTCATAAGCCTTGGATTTCAAGACTTCTCCGTGTCCTCTGTGTCTCTGTGGTGCAAAAAATAAATTTAAGTTTTGTCGGGAGTTTTTATTTCTCCGGTTTTCAAATTGTTCTTGGAATAAACTCACTCGCCTGCGCATCGTGCTTGTAACTTAGGTTTTGCAAAACTACAGTTATAATGAAGTTTGATTGTTTCCAAGGAGTATCTTGGGAGACGAGTCTAATTACTCCATCACACATTTTGTGAATGAATCGCTTCGCAGATCATTCGGAGTGAACTTTCCAAATCACCATCGGCTGTTTTGAAAGCGTCGGCATCAATTGTGAGCGGCGCTCCCAGAACGACCAGTGGGGCTCCATATTGGGGACATTGAATTGCCTGTTCGAGTGATAATCCTCCGACGGCCTGCACTGGGATTTTCACAGCATTCACGACTTCACGCAATTCATCGAGCGGGCTGGGCATTCGTTCGCCTCGGGCTGCGATTCCGCGTCTTTCATCGTAGCCGATATGGTGAATGACGTAATCGCAGCCCAAGTCTTCCAGAAACTTCGCACCGTCGACCATGCTATCGGAGACCATGTTGTCTCCCATGACTTTGCAGCCGAAGTCGGCTCCGGCTTTCACGACACAGCGAATTGTTTCGGCATGAGCACGAGCCATGACCACAACGTGTGTCGCTCCCGCTTTGGCCATCATTTCGGCTTCAAGATAGCCGCCGTCCATTGTTTTCAAATCGGCTACGATAGGAGTCTCAGGA from Rubinisphaera italica includes the following:
- the tpiA gene encoding triose-phosphate isomerase yields the protein MRRPMIAGNWKMNTDLASGTELAKGLASHVAGKDSSVDVLVCPPFPYLQAIKEAVGDSGISVGAQNCYFEESGAFTGEVSVDMLQDIGCDWVILGHSERRHVLGECDGTINKKTKAAIAKNLGVVLCVGELLEERESDKTGEVLDTQMKGGLADVSEADLSKIIIAYEPVWAIGTGKTASPEQADQAHAHLRNWLSSNYSQAAAEAMRILYGGSVKPSNAEELLGQPNVDGALVGGASLTVDNFGPIIDAGRSK
- a CDS encoding orotidine 5'-phosphate decarboxylase / HUMPS family protein, whose product is MKPIVQISLDLTNIEEALETAHLAMRAGVDWLEAGTPLILAEGLHGVRALRAEFPETPIVADLKTMDGGYLEAEMMAKAGATHVVVMARAHAETIRCVVKAGADFGCKVMGDNMVSDSMVDGAKFLEDLGCDYVIHHIGYDERRGIAARGERMPSPLDELREVVNAVKIPVQAVGGLSLEQAIQCPQYGAPLVVLGAPLTIDADAFKTADGDLESSLRMICEAIHSQNV
- a CDS encoding zinc-binding dehydrogenase, which produces MKSAAVVNYAPEKGSVEIREIEQPNIGPDDVLLEVANVGVCGSDLHQWTADHSWPVNYPVVLGHEFGGRIIELGSNVQGWKEGDRVVSETAAIIDANNPMSRQGLYNLDPTRKGFGYGVNGAMTKYVCVPSRILHNVPDGLPFEHACLTEPCCVAYNAVVRNARIEPGDRVVVLGPGTIGILCAAMARLCGAEVALVGLEADRHRLEIAKQYGCEGIIGDAKPWAMERDGLGCDGVIDAAGASVTLKIAIDIVRPAGWISKVGWGPQPLNFNLDPLVQKNVKLQGSFSHNWPIWERVIALLTSGQLNVQPIIGGVWPTTEWHEAFEKMHSGEVVKSVLKPV
- a CDS encoding efflux RND transporter periplasmic adaptor subunit; protein product: MNNPNPNERISACVQAVEKLARQSLPPDDFLRQFLAFAMEGSQAPAGAIWGLAENGIRLVGEQNIAATEILQNQARTQKNSKLLTEVVNNSQTIAIGPASTKAELRPAALVVVVSPIFKEKQCAAILQLFFPETISDEAQKGMMQFAEHLSGLASLHLSGKMASPVAVNSKTFWESIDRFLLDLHNGLDTNQVATTAANDMRQILTVDRVAIAMKWGRKTKMIAVSGQDKVNRNANLMQKLNRLVRTVYQSRKPFIYNGQLKDLAPQVEKQLADYLEESNARMLAIYPLEYQDREHKSEDKPQNKEKPPVLIGAMVVELLTSHNWDTDRQAAAELVSDHIATAIHNADEHEKIFLLPLWRFIGRGFRALRGKTLVKTLVVSGLILAALLALMFVQYDYRANGEGRLMPIVQRDVFASQDAEVETVFVNGGDPVQSGDLLIQLKNPELQAEFLRVQGELSEKTFLVRAQQSELELASRAGQVEDAIRLQGRIAETEIEVNSLKKETEILKDRIEKLKVYAPIDGVIATFQVEQLLRNRPVRRGEVLMEVMDPKGTWHLELEVKDKRMGHLLRAQSKLETTALPIEYVLATDPETTYTGHLEKISSRTSINQESGNVIQVYADIDERELAELRIGAEVIAKINCGKMTLGYVLFGDAIDFVRVRLWL
- a CDS encoding dihydrodipicolinate synthase family protein: MAERLKGIFTPNLVPMTQHGEINEAELRRYVDWLIEKGVHGLYPNGSTGEFTRFTPEERRRIVKIIADQTAGRVPILAGAAEANVKETIRACEYYHEVGVRAVAIVAPFYYKLSPASVYAYFKEIGDNTPIDVTLYNIPMFASPIDVPTVQRLSEECEKIVAIKDSSGDLPHMIRMIQAVRPNRPEFSFLTGWDAALMPMLLSGCDGGTNATSGVVPELTRALYDLTTSHQIEKARQLQYDLVKLFDVMLYSAEFPEGFRSAVELRGFKMGCGRQPLSSEQKTDLQTLSKELQCMLSTHGYSDEPIGGCPIDGNSAGNADEVTRIVSTVVAELKRRGMVD
- the aroF gene encoding 3-deoxy-7-phosphoheptulonate synthase, with protein sequence MIIVLKPNSTDEQIQHILEKIEEMGFAHDLSKGEKRTVIGVIGEEDLLREAPLRAIPGVEDVHAVLKPYKMASREYQEEDSIIDLGYGVKVGGGHLMMIAGPCAIEGKEILSEIAHAIKASGANVLRGGAFKPRTSPYSFQGMGEEGLKILQDVGHELQMPVVTEVMDPRQVELIDQYTDIFQIGARNMQNFNLLKEVGSTNRPVLLKRGMSATVVDLLMSAEYIMANGNKQVILCERGIRSFDSSTRNLLDLAVVPNVKGLTHLPIIVDPSHATGRPDLIPSMSLASIAAGADGVHIEVHCNPELAKSDGPQALLPHQFDEVMKKMRSMAELMGKTIGDPVATA